GCCGAGTTCCCCGGTGTCAGCGGCTGGACAGACGGCAGGACCGGCATCTCGGTGTTGTACGTCCGCCGGGACTGGACGCGGTGCGTGACGGACGGCTGCACGGTTGTCGACGGCTTCTTTGTATTAAAGGCCCAGTGCGTATCAAAGGAGCCCGGGCCAGCCCACGCTATGGCTGTTCGCTGGGAACCCGTCGACGGCGAGTGGAGCGCGGTGGCAGCGCCCGCCGCATTGGACCGTACCGGGAGCGACTGGCACCTAACGTGGATCGACTGAGGAAGTGTCGGCCCCCGACCCCCGTCACTTCCAGACGGTCGTTCGCGAAGAAGGGCGCGTCCAGTCCCTCGCAGGCTCTCACCACTCTCGGCTCGACCTGTCCCGGACCCACTGGGCAACACCGTCGGCGTCGACCGGCAACGTAGTGTCGACCTCGAGAAGAGGGGCCTCCAGGGGCAGTGGGCGTCCACCTTCCTTCAACCAGAGCTGCCAATCCTGTTCGCCCCGTTCGCGGTCGCCGTGCCTGGTTGGATCCCTCCGGGCCCTCTCCTCGTAACGCTGTCGCGCAACCTCGTAGGGGCACCTGCAGTACACCTGGACGAGTCGGGGGCCGATCGCCTGAAGCTCCGACACGAACGAGGCATGGAAGAAAGAGTCGAGTACAGCGCCGGAGTAGGCGTATGCGACGAGCGCGTACAGGACTTGCTGACTGGCCTTGCCGATCTCATTGCCCGCGGCAGGCTGGGGGAGGTGCTTCTCGAGAACCTGCTTGATGGTGTCCTTGCTGAGCAGGGGAAGGCAGAGACTCTGAGCAAGCGACTCGGCGAGGGAAGTCTTCCCGCTACCCGGTAACCCCTGAACGACCACGACAGGGAATTGATCGGCCGACCTGGAAATCAAGGCTCTGGTTGTAGTGGTCGGCCATTGGGCCGCTCTCTTGGCGACAAGGATGATCGCCATTGCTCAGAGTACGGGCTTTGTGAGCAGTCCTTCTGCGGATCCCAGTTGGTGATCACAGACCATTCTGCAAGGTGTCTCTCCCGGACGTGTCGGCCCCCGGGTCTAATCTGACGTTCTTCCCGCTCCTTCCCCTCGAGGCAAGGAGCCCGTCATGAAGAGGTCCGCCACCTGCCGCACCTGCGGCTGCACGATCCGGCCCAGCGCCCGCGACATGAGCGTGGGAGCCGCCGTGCGCAAGCACTACTGGAAGCACCACCCCGAGGTGATGCTCGCCGGACAGGCGTCGCGCGAGTGGTCTAAGAAGAAAGCGCCGCGATGAGCTCGCGCTGCCTGCCGTCGTCTCCGGCGAACGGGGAGGTGAACAGGTTGTAGAAGTACAGCCTGTCGGCAAGGCCGTCGTAGCGCTCGCGGACGCGGCCCACGACGTCGTCCGGGTGTCCGGTGATCGCAAACTCCGACAGCATCTCGTCGCTGATCGCGCCCGGCATGGCGCCGAGGTCCCCGGCCCCCATGAGCTGGTGCAGCCGCGTCGGCGTGTCGTTCCACCCGTGGGTGGTGAAAATGCGGGAGTAAGTCCGGGTCGAGCCGTAGAAGGCGATCTGCGAGCGGACGAAAGCGTCCGACGCCGCCGCCTCCTCCGCGTCGCGCCCGACGACCAGAAACACCGGGCACATGACGGTGATGTCCGACCGCGACCGGCCCGACTTCGCGAGCCCGCGCTCGATGGCCGGCATCAGCACCTGCTCGACGTACCGGCGTGAGTGCACTGGGTGGACGAGGATCCCGTCGGCGACCAGTCCGCACGTCTCGGCGTTGTACTCGTTCACCGCGGCGAGCCAGACCTTCGGGGGCGGGTGGTCGATCGGTCCGGGGTCGAAGAACGGCGATATGACCGTGTGGGTGTAGAAACGCCCGCGGAAGTCCAGCGGGCGCTGTCCCTGAAAAGCCGCCCACAGAGCCTGCAGCGCCTGCACGTACTCGCGCAGCTTCGGGCCCGGCGACTCCCAGGCCATCCCGAACCGCCTCTCGATGTGACCTTTCACCTGGGTGCCGAGCCCGAGGACGAACCGTCCGCCCGACGCCCTGTGCAGCTGCCACGACGCCACCGCGGTGACGAACGGGGACCGGGCGAAGGCGATGGCGAGGTTGGTCCCGATCAGCGGACGCGACGTCTCCAGCGCAACGGCGGCGAGATCCAGGAACGGCTCGGACGTCGTCTCGGTGGACCACAACCCGTCATAGCCCAGCGCCTCCATCGGGCCTGCCGCGTCGCGGGCGGCGGCCAAGCCGGGAGGCAGGATGCCGTCGATCTTGAAAGCCACGAAGACCCCCTGCAGAGCGAGGCCCCAAGCTAACCGCGCCGGACGCGCCGACGCTAGAGCAGCGGGGGCTGGTTTTCGGGGGTGGACTTCTTTCTGGGCCGCGGCTCCGGACGTTCGGCCCCCTCGGAGGCCGGGTGCTCGACGATCGCGACCACCCGCGTGGCCATGAAACGGGCGGACCGCACGGTGCGCCCGGACCGAGTCACCTCGGCCACCTCGATCGTCCCCCGGGCGGTGTTGATCTCCAGCCGCCGGCCGTCGCGTGTGGCGTCGATCTCAAACGAGCGCACGCCGTCCCCCACGTCCACCACGACCTCGACGCGGTCACCTCTCATCGGCGCAAGCCTACCTTCGCCAAGCGACGCCCAACCCGCGGCCCGGGCCGGACATCGCCCAGATGCGCGCCTCGACGGCTCGCACACGCCAGAATGTGTGCATGACCGACGACGAGACGCTGCGCCCGCACGCGGACGAACCGTCGCAGGCCGCCCCGCCACGGGACCCCGCCCAGCAGGCGCCCCCCGAAGAAGACATCCGTCCCGACGAGGACGGAGAGCCCACACCTCCCGACTGGACCGAACCCGTCGACCCGGCCATGGCAGGGTCCCGCGACGACGAGCAGACGCCCCAGCAGATCTGGGACCCGAAGACGGGACGCTGGGTGAGCGAGGACGAACTGCGCGAGGGCCCCCGGGCGACTTCGCCGTGGCGTTCCGAGGCTCCGGCCGGCGACGGGGTGCCGGCGCTCGTCTCCTCCGCGGTTGCCGGGGTGGCCGGCGCGGTGCTGGCGATCGTCGCGCTGCTGTTCTTCCCCGGCAACCTGGCCAGGACCGGCGGCACGCAGAGCCGCCCCGGCGCCTCCGCCGGCCAGGCCGTGGACGCCGCGGCCTCCGTCCAGGCAGCCCGGGAGTGGGTGGTCAACGTAGCGGTGACCGGTGCCTCCGGAGGCGACAGGTTCGGGTCGGGAATCGTCATCGACGACCAGGGGCACGTCGCGACGTCCACGCGGCTTGTCGACGGAGGAGGCTCCGTCTCGCTGCGTGGACCGGCGGGCGAGCCGGTCGCCGCCGAGATCCTGGGGAGGGACGTCGTCACCGACGTCGCGATCCTGCGCGCATCGGTGCCGGGCGTCAGCCGAGCCGTCATGGGGACTGCGGAGTTCGTCCACCTCGGTGACCCGATCGTCCTGGTGGGCTCCCTGCCCGGGGCGCAGACGGTGGCCGCGCAGGGTGTAGTGGCCTCGATAGGGCGCCCCTCCTCTTCGGGGGGAAGAGTGCGCTTTAACCAGATCCAGCTCGACGCGCTGGTGATGCCGAACTCAGCCGGCGGTGTGGCGCTGGACAGGGAAAGCAGTGCCGTCGGAATGGTGACGGTGGTTGCGGAGGGCCCCGCCCAGATAGTGCCCATCGACGTCGTGAGGTCGGTGCACAGACAGCTGCTGGACGGATCGCAGGTGTCGCACCCGTACACCGGGGCGATCACCAACGAGACCGGGGTCTCAGGCGCGGGCCGCGACTCCAGCGGCCTCGCGGTCGCCGTGGTCCTGAAGGGATCCCCGGCTGAGAAGGCGGGGCTGAAAGCGGGCGACCTAATCGTCGCGATCGACGGAAAGCAGGTCGGGGGCCCGCTGTCGCTGGTGGTTAGGACCCTGGAGGGCAAGCCAGGCGAGAAGGTCGATCTCTCCATCCTGCGGGGCACAGTCAACGAGGATCTCACTGTGACCCTCGACGAGCAGCCCCAGGACCTTCAGTAGACCCGGACTGAAACCGCTACCCGAGTACGGCTCCCAACCGTCCCCGAACTTCCGGGACCTCCTCGAGCGGCGGCCCTGACACCAGCTCGCCGCGCGCGATCATGCGGTCCTCGTAGTGGCGGGTCCGGCGGTTGAAGACACCCCCGCACGTGATCAGGGTCACCGAGTGCGTCTCGGTGAAGCCCATCAGCTTCTGCACCGGCGCGGTGTCTGGGTCGTACTGTCGGACCCAGATCGTCCTGTACTCCCACCGGCGGCCCGCGTACTCGACGACGATGGGGTCGCCGGGGCCCAGCCTCGAGAGGTTGTTGAACGTCCCCACGCGCCCGGCGTAGTTCTTGTGCCCAGCCAGCACCGCGTTCTGCGTGGCCCCCGGGAACGGACCCTGGTCCAGCCACGCCACCTGCCGGGCGTTGGTCGGGACGGCCATCTCGCCCTTCAGGTTGACCCCCACGCGGACGATGGGAGCCTGCTCTCCAAGCGTCGGCAGCGAGACGGACGCGGGCTCGGGAAACGGACCGGGCCGGGCCGTCGGAACCCAGCGGATCCGCCCGCCGGAGTTGGTGAGGCTGCCGTCGTCGGCAGCCGCGCGAACGCCCGCGGGCGTCGGGGCCGCGGTGGGACTGGGAGTCGGAAACGGGGTCGACACCACGCGCAGGGCCGGGGCGACATCGCCGTCCACCCCGGCGCAACCGGCCGCCACCGTCAGCGCGCAGCAGAGCGCAAGGACGCGCGAGGTGAAACGGGCCCCAGCCGGCATGCATCGATGATCCCACGGGGATCAAGCGCGCATGTGTTAAGCCTGCCCTCGATGCGACTGAGTGAGTTGAACCGGACCGTGGTGTCCTGCCGGAGATGCCCGCGCCTGGTTGAGTGGCGCGAGACCGTGGCCGCTACCAGGCGCGCGTCGTTCGCGTCCGAGGAGTACTGGGGCCGCCCGCTACCCGGCTTCGGAGACCCCAGCGCGCGCCTCCTGGTGGTCGGACTCGCCCCCGCGGCCCACGGAGGCAACCGGACGGGACGTTTCTTCACGGGGGACCGGTCCGGCGACTGGCTTTTCGCGGCCCTGCACCGGGCCGGCTACGCCAACCAGCCCCACTCCGTGGGCCGCGACGATGGTCTAGATCTGGCCGACTGCTACGTCACGGCGGTGGTCCGTTGCCCCCCGCCCGGCAACCGCCCCACCCCGCAGGAAAGGGACAACTGCCTCGGCTACCTGGTCGAGGAGCTGCGGATCCTCGACCAGGTCAGGGCGATTGTCTGCCTGGGCGCCTTCGCCTGGGACGGGACGCTGCGGGCAGTGGCGGAGGCGTCGGGCGAACGACCGTCCCCCAAGCCGCGCTTCGGCCACGGCGCCCGGACCCGGGCCGGTCCCTACGCGCTGATCGGCAGCTACCACGTCAGCCAGCAGAACACCTTCACCGGCAGGCTGACCGAACCCATGCTCGACGCCGTCTTCGAGCTGGCCCGAGAGGCATCCCGGCGGTGATCGGGCCCCCGAGCGTTCACACTGAAGAGACATGAAACGCTGGATAGCGATCTCTGCCTGCGTGTGCCTGATCACGGGCGGCTTCGCCCGCCCGGCCTCGGCCTCCAACGACCCCCGCTTCGGCGATCAGTGGGGGCTGCACAGAATCAACGCCGAGAGATCCTGGTGGGCCGGCCGCGCGGCCGGCGTGACGATCGCCGTCCTGGACACGGGCGTGGACGACCTCCACGAGGACCTCAACGGCAAAGTCATTGCCGGATGGGACTTCCACGCCGGTGACAACAGCGCCAACGACGAGAACTGGCACGGGACCTTCGTGGCCGGCATCGCCGCCGCCGCCACCGACAACGGACTGGGCATCGCCGGCACTGCCCCCGGCGCGACGATCATGCCCGTCCGCGTCCTCGGACCCGAGGGCAGCGGCAGAAGCTCGGCGGTGACGGCCGGAGTGAAATGGGCGGCGGACAACGGAGCGAAGGTGATCAACCTGTCCCTGGCCAACGACGGCCCGATGGCGTTCGGAGCAATCCCCGGCCTCGACAACTCCATTGCCTACGCCTTTGCGAAGGGCGCGGTCGTCGTAGCCGCAGCAGGCAACAGCAGCGAGCCTTGGTGCAAGTCCCCCGCCTTCAGCCTGTTCGCGCTGTGCGTCGGGGCCACCCACGCCGGCGACCAAAAGGCCGGCTTCTCAAACCACGGCGTGCGGCTGGACGTCGTCGCTCCGGGTCAGAACATCGTCTCGACCTATTACCGGCCCGGTGGCCCCCACAATCAGTACGGGTTGGGCCTGGGCACATCGTTCGCGGCCCCCTTCGTGTCGGGTGTGGCGGCCCTGCTGATGGCCCGGGGAGCGACCAATGTGCAGGCGATGCACGCGATCCGCTGCTCGGCCCGCGACATCGGCGACTACGGCTACGACGTCCAGACGGGTTTCGGACTCCTGGACGCGGAGCGGGCGGTGCAGGCTCTGAGCAACGGACTCTGCTGACGCCGTCGTAGCCGCACGGGGGCGATGCCCCCGAGCAGCGGTATCCTGGCTGTCAGCGCCGTCGTCAGGAGGCCCCGACTCATGGACTTCAAGGACTCGCCCGAGGAGGCCGCCTTCCGCGCGGAGGTCAAGGCCTGGCTGGACGCCAACGCGCCCCGCAAGACAGCCGAGCAGGAGGACGAGCTTCCGTCGATGCTCGACGAGCGCGACGACGAGAGCTACATAGCCGCGGCCAAGGCCTGGCAGAAGAAGATGCACGACGCGGGATGGGCCACGATCACCTGGCCCCCCGAGTACGGGGGCCGCGGGGCGACACCCATGCAGGCGTACATCTTCAGCCAGGAGATGTCCCGCTACGACGTTCCGTCCGGCGTCTACGTCATCGGGCTCGGAATGATCGGCCCGACGATCATGGTCCACGGCAGCGACGAGCAGAAGAGGCGCTTCCTGCCGCCGATGCGCGACGGCTCCGAGATCTGGTGCCAGCTGTGGAGCGAGCCCAACGCCGGAAGCGACGTGGCGTCGCTTCAGACGCGCGCCGAGCGAGACCCGGGCGGCGGAGACTGGATCCTCAACGGACAGAAGGTCTGGACGACGGGGGCCCAGTACTCCAAGTGGGGGCTGATCATCGCCCGCACCGACCCCGACACCCCGAAGCACCGGGGAATCAGCGCCTTCATCGTGGACATGACCGAGCCCGGCGTGACCGTGAGGCCACTGCGCCAGATGACCGGCGGCTCGACGTTCAATGAGGTCTTCTTCGACGACGTGAAGGTCCCGGCGGGCCAGCTGGTGGGCGACGTGAACGACGGCTGGCGCGTCGCGCTGACCACGCTCATGAACGAGCGGTTCGCGATCGGCGTGGGCGGAGCCCGGGGAGCCACCCTGCAGCCGTTGTTCAAGCTGGCCCGCAAGACCGACCTCAACGGGCGTCCCGCATCCGAAGACCCTCAGATCCGGCAGGACCTGGCAAGGGTGGCCATCCACGCCCGGCTTCTGTCGCTCACCGGATACCGCGCGCTCACCAAGGTGTCCAAGGGCGGGATCCCCGGACCGGAGGGCTCGGCCATGAAGCTGGTCGGGACCAGGCTGGCCACCGAGGTCTCCGAGCTGGGGACCAGGATCCTCGGGCTGTCGTCGTTGCTGATGGAACAGGACGCGCCGGACAAGGGCCAGTGGGCGATGGCGTTCCTCGGCGCCCCCGGAATCCACCTCGCCGGCGGGACCGACGAGATCATGCGCAACATCATCGGCGAGCGCGTGCTCGGACTGCCGAAGGAGCCGCAGGTTGACCGCGACCTGCCTTTCCGCGAGCTGCGGGTCGGCACGCAACGCTGACAAGCCCCCGGTGACGGACCCGCGTCGCCGATGAAGGGCGCCCCCGCGCTGCACGCGAGGCTTCTGCTCGGTCCCGACGACCCACGGGAGGAGCTTCGCCGGCTGAGCGTCGGGATGAGGCGCGTCCGGTGGGTCGGGATCGCGTTCGCGGCCGTCCAGTTCCTGCTCTACCGGCCTCCACCGGGTATCGCGGTCCCGTTTTCGCGGCTGCCGGCGGCGGCTGCCGTCATCAGCGCGCTTCTGGCGATCCAGGTGGCGTCACTTTGGGCGCCGAGGGCCAGGAACATCAAGTCGCTGGAGAACCTTGTCATCGCCGAGTTCCTCGGCGACACGGTCGTAGTTCTGGCCGTGATCTGGTTGTTCAGCTTCGACCAGGTGTCGGCTCTCTGGGCGCTTCTCGTTGTTCCGGTGATCCGCGGCGCGATGCTCGGCCGGCTCAAGGGCGCGATGCTCACGTGGGCCGGTACAGGCGTCGTCTACGCCGTGCGCGAGCTG
This window of the Actinomycetota bacterium genome carries:
- a CDS encoding TIGR03617 family F420-dependent LLM class oxidoreductase yields the protein MAFKIDGILPPGLAAARDAAGPMEALGYDGLWSTETTSEPFLDLAAVALETSRPLIGTNLAIAFARSPFVTAVASWQLHRASGGRFVLGLGTQVKGHIERRFGMAWESPGPKLREYVQALQALWAAFQGQRPLDFRGRFYTHTVISPFFDPGPIDHPPPKVWLAAVNEYNAETCGLVADGILVHPVHSRRYVEQVLMPAIERGLAKSGRSRSDITVMCPVFLVVGRDAEEAAASDAFVRSQIAFYGSTRTYSRIFTTHGWNDTPTRLHQLMGAGDLGAMPGAISDEMLSEFAITGHPDDVVGRVRERYDGLADRLYFYNLFTSPFAGDDGRQRELIAALSS
- a CDS encoding S8 family serine peptidase; this encodes MKRWIAISACVCLITGGFARPASASNDPRFGDQWGLHRINAERSWWAGRAAGVTIAVLDTGVDDLHEDLNGKVIAGWDFHAGDNSANDENWHGTFVAGIAAAATDNGLGIAGTAPGATIMPVRVLGPEGSGRSSAVTAGVKWAADNGAKVINLSLANDGPMAFGAIPGLDNSIAYAFAKGAVVVAAAGNSSEPWCKSPAFSLFALCVGATHAGDQKAGFSNHGVRLDVVAPGQNIVSTYYRPGGPHNQYGLGLGTSFAAPFVSGVAALLMARGATNVQAMHAIRCSARDIGDYGYDVQTGFGLLDAERAVQALSNGLC
- a CDS encoding class F sortase gives rise to the protein MPAGARFTSRVLALCCALTVAAGCAGVDGDVAPALRVVSTPFPTPSPTAAPTPAGVRAAADDGSLTNSGGRIRWVPTARPGPFPEPASVSLPTLGEQAPIVRVGVNLKGEMAVPTNARQVAWLDQGPFPGATQNAVLAGHKNYAGRVGTFNNLSRLGPGDPIVVEYAGRRWEYRTIWVRQYDPDTAPVQKLMGFTETHSVTLITCGGVFNRRTRHYEDRMIARGELVSGPPLEEVPEVRGRLGAVLG
- a CDS encoding AAA family ATPase, whose product is MAIILVAKRAAQWPTTTTRALISRSADQFPVVVVQGLPGSGKTSLAESLAQSLCLPLLSKDTIKQVLEKHLPQPAAGNEIGKASQQVLYALVAYAYSGAVLDSFFHASFVSELQAIGPRLVQVYCRCPYEVARQRYEERARRDPTRHGDRERGEQDWQLWLKEGGRPLPLEAPLLEVDTTLPVDADGVAQWVRDRSSREW
- a CDS encoding uracil-DNA glycosylase, which codes for MRLSELNRTVVSCRRCPRLVEWRETVAATRRASFASEEYWGRPLPGFGDPSARLLVVGLAPAAHGGNRTGRFFTGDRSGDWLFAALHRAGYANQPHSVGRDDGLDLADCYVTAVVRCPPPGNRPTPQERDNCLGYLVEELRILDQVRAIVCLGAFAWDGTLRAVAEASGERPSPKPRFGHGARTRAGPYALIGSYHVSQQNTFTGRLTEPMLDAVFELAREASRR
- a CDS encoding S1C family serine protease, coding for MTDDETLRPHADEPSQAAPPRDPAQQAPPEEDIRPDEDGEPTPPDWTEPVDPAMAGSRDDEQTPQQIWDPKTGRWVSEDELREGPRATSPWRSEAPAGDGVPALVSSAVAGVAGAVLAIVALLFFPGNLARTGGTQSRPGASAGQAVDAAASVQAAREWVVNVAVTGASGGDRFGSGIVIDDQGHVATSTRLVDGGGSVSLRGPAGEPVAAEILGRDVVTDVAILRASVPGVSRAVMGTAEFVHLGDPIVLVGSLPGAQTVAAQGVVASIGRPSSSGGRVRFNQIQLDALVMPNSAGGVALDRESSAVGMVTVVAEGPAQIVPIDVVRSVHRQLLDGSQVSHPYTGAITNETGVSGAGRDSSGLAVAVVLKGSPAEKAGLKAGDLIVAIDGKQVGGPLSLVVRTLEGKPGEKVDLSILRGTVNEDLTVTLDEQPQDLQ
- a CDS encoding acyl-CoA dehydrogenase family protein → MDFKDSPEEAAFRAEVKAWLDANAPRKTAEQEDELPSMLDERDDESYIAAAKAWQKKMHDAGWATITWPPEYGGRGATPMQAYIFSQEMSRYDVPSGVYVIGLGMIGPTIMVHGSDEQKRRFLPPMRDGSEIWCQLWSEPNAGSDVASLQTRAERDPGGGDWILNGQKVWTTGAQYSKWGLIIARTDPDTPKHRGISAFIVDMTEPGVTVRPLRQMTGGSTFNEVFFDDVKVPAGQLVGDVNDGWRVALTTLMNERFAIGVGGARGATLQPLFKLARKTDLNGRPASEDPQIRQDLARVAIHARLLSLTGYRALTKVSKGGIPGPEGSAMKLVGTRLATEVSELGTRILGLSSLLMEQDAPDKGQWAMAFLGAPGIHLAGGTDEIMRNIIGERVLGLPKEPQVDRDLPFRELRVGTQR